A window from Telopea speciosissima isolate NSW1024214 ecotype Mountain lineage chromosome 8, Tspe_v1, whole genome shotgun sequence encodes these proteins:
- the LOC122672540 gene encoding serine/threonine-protein kinase OXI1-like: MQPQTTSVRLESLLKFCNLSLTPEPESRIQNPESRIQNIESRYGVYLPPLPEEQNSQGPESRHLLAILVMDAENNRQEEEPPLLNLKDLRVISVLGRGANGVAFLVRNEATGENLALKVILKALIEKKSKKNGDKDFSSAYRRIWFERNVLMSFRHPLLPRLRGVVETDKIIAFAIDYCSGGHLHSLRKRQIEKVFSNNIIRFYGAELVLALEYLHGLGIVYRDLKPDNVMIQENGHLMLVDFDLSAKLSAKSLQLREIFRSNTTTSENCKSMKKYKRSLTLCHCFGSGISPVDSDSCCTDSLVETQRSDSESVSSFETEKSKSFVGTEEYVSPEIIQGNGHHFAVDWWGLGVVLDEMLYGRTPFRGVNRKETFHRILANSPELVGERTALRDLIGKLLEKDPTKRISIEGIKGHDFFKGVDWESALRIARPPFIPLRAERDMEGIKVIDVELFVHGVFKGEEDKTGVLVEDFSIF, from the exons aTGCAACCTCAAACAACATCCGTCAGATTAGAATCTCTATTAAAATTTTGCAATCTATCGTTGACTCCAGAGCCAGAATCCAGAATCCAGAATCCAGAATCCAGAATCCAGAATATAGAATCCAGATACGGTGTATATCTTCCACCGCTCCC TGAAGAACAGAATTCACAAGGTCCTGAATCTCGCCATTTGTTGGCGATTCTCGTTATGGACGCAGAAAACAATcgacaagaagaagaaccaccGTTGTTAAATCTTAAAGACCTGAGAGTGATTTCTGTTCTTGGAAGAGGAGCGAACGGCGTAGCTTTTTTAGTTAGAAATGAAGCTACAGGGGAAAATCTAGCTTTAAAGGTGATCTTGAAGGCTTTGATagagaagaaaagcaaaaaaaatggAGATAAAGATTTTAGCTCTGCTTACAGACGAATCTGGTTCGAACGGAATGTATTGATGTCGTTTCGGCATCCATTGCTTCCGAGACTCAGAGGAGTTGTGGAAACTGATAAGATCATCGCTTTCGCCATTGATTACTGTTCTGGTGGACATCTCCACTCTTTAAGAAAGAGACAGATTGAAAAGGTTTTCTCTAACAACATTATTAG GTTTTATGGAGCAGAGTTGGTTCTTGCATTGGAGTACTTGCACGGATTAGGGATTGTTTACCGGGATTTGAAGCCAGATAACGTAATGATTCAAGAGAATGGTCATCTAATGCTCGTCGATTTCGATCTCTCAGCGAAACTCTCGGCAAAATCTCTGCAACTTCGTGAGATTTTTCGATCCAATACGACGACTTCTGAGAATTGcaaatcaatgaagaagtacaaaCGGTCTCTAACGCTATGTCACTGCTTCGGTTCTGGCATTTCGCCGGTGGACTCGGATTCCTGTTGCACTGACTCACTAGTCGAGACTCAGAGATCCGACTCGGAATCGGTGTCCTCTTTTGAGACTGAGAAGTCGAAATCGTTCGTTGGAACGGAGGAATATGTGTCTCCAGAAATCATCCAAGGGAACGGCCATCATTTCGCGGTGGATTGGTGGGGTCTTGGTGTTGTCCTCGATGAGATGTTGTATGGACGGACCCCGTTTCGAGGGGTCAATCGGAAGGAAACGTTCCATCGAATTCTTGCAAATTCGCCGGAGCTTGTTGGAGAGCGGACGGCTTTGAGGGATTTGATCGGGAAACTGCTCGAAAAGGATCCGACGAAGAGAATCTCCATTGAGGGAATCAAGGGTCATGATTTCTTTAAAGGCGTTGATTGGGAATCGGCTTTGCGAATCGCTAGGCCACCGTTTATTCCGTTAAGAGCGGAAAGGGATATGGAGGGAATTAAGGTAATTGATGTGGAGTTATTTGTACATGGGGTTTTTAAGGGAGAGGAAGACAAAACAGGTGTCTTGGTAGAGGATTTTTcgattttttaa